CAGGCGCCAAGCTGTCCCTTCCTCATGCAGCCCGCACAGGGCGCGGCGGCGTTGGGGAGGGCGTGACTCCTGTCTACCCGGGGAGGGTGAGACTCGGACAGGGCCAGAGACCTGTCCACTCACACAGGCGGGCAGGACAGGGGGCGGACTCCCCGCCTCACTGTCCAGGTGGGGAGGCTGGCCACTGCATGCTGGCAGGAATAGTAGTAAAGATATTGAGGGGTTGCGTGTCCCATCGTTTGCTTGGGAAGGACATTTTTAAACTTCTTCTAAAAGCTGCTGGAGAGCCGGCGACCTCGTATCAGATACACAGAATTTAAGAGCCGCTGTCACAGAGTCCATGGcactcatttcacagatgggccTAATTGAGCTTCACAAAGAGAAGGTTGTGCCTGGAACCCGGAGCAGGTGGCGTCACCCACCGGAGCCTCAATTTCTCCACCTGACGATTGAGGGGAGGGCTTGTCCAGTCCTCGGGCCTCCACGGCCTCCCGGGCCCGGAGACTCCCCCCTCCCAGCGCACCCTCCCCGCAGACCGGGCGCAGAAGCGGGGGGTCGCATCTCATTTGCACGCTTGGCCCCGCCCCGAGGCCGCGCCTCCCCACCCCGCCGCCAGGCGGCGCGCAGAGCGACCTCCAGCTCCGGCTTCCTGGCCGACCTGCCTGCAGGACCCGGCCTTACTGTCGTTTtccaggggaaagaaagaaggcttaGCCAGGGGAGGTGACTGTCCTACAGTGACGCAGCCGGCAAGTGGCTCCAGAAAAACTGTTCGATTTCTACGTTCTGCTGTGTTTCCCGGGGATATTCTGGGCTCAGCAGGGAGACGGGGGTTCTCGGGCCTCGCTGGTGCTCCGGGCCCCAGCACATGCGGCAACAAATACTGAAACGCATCGTGTGTAAACTGGAAATCCGTCGTTAAAGAATCGTCGGAATTTTGCGTGTGAAATATGTGGGCAACTCATTTCATGCACGATGAGCTGAGCGTCCTCAGCACGATTCTTCGATTTTAGTCTGCATTTTCCCCTTGGAAACTATTTGaagacctccccaccccccaggacttcaaaatatttccagagaCCCTCGAAAAACTCTCCCTCACTTCAGCACCCCGCCCGGAAGGCTCAGACCCGCGGCTGGAGGACCAGGGCAGACCCAGGACCCGCTCCCTCCTGGGAAGGTCTCCTATAGAGACCCCTGCCCCCGTCCGCCCCGCCCTGGTCCCGCCCTCCACCTGCCGGGGGATCCGAACCGAGGCCCCCAGGTCCCGCCCTGCTTCTCCCTGGGATCTCCCTACAGCCGCCGCCCCCTCCTGGGGGTGGGCCTCAGAAAGACCCTCCCTACTCCCCACCGCTCGGCCTTTCCTCCCCGTCGGGAGAGCCCAGAACAGCGCCGCCGCCCCACCTGCCCCTGGTAGGGGGCTCAGAACACAGGCAGCCCGCTACCCCCTGCTCGGGCCGTGCGCTGGATACCCACCTTCTCCTGACCCGAACTCAGAACTGTCCCttcccctcgccccgcccccgcccccgctccgTCCCCCTGCAAGGACCGTCCCAGATTCGCCGCCTCTGCCGTCCAGCTTTCCACCCTGCGGGGCTCGGAACAgccccccggccccgcccaccACTGGGGGTTGTGTGTCTGAAGGTCATCATCGGCATGCCCTCCGTCCGTCCTCTCCACTCGGGGGTCAGAACGGCCCgccggcccggcccccgccctCCTCCTGGGGGTTTCATCCCAGGGCCCCCACTCCTGTCCCCGCAGGGTCAGAACAGCCCCCCGGCCCCGTCCTCGGCCCCGCCGCCTGCCCCGCGGCCGCGTGCGCCCCGCGCCGCCCGGGGCACGCGATACCTGCGGCGGCGCAGCGGCTCGGTGAGGCTCCGCGGCGCGGGCTCGTCCAGGTCCTCGGGCTGCAGGAAGCTGCGCTCCAGCACGTCGGCCGCCTCCCTCCAGTTGGCGAAGCAGGCGGGGCCCAGGCGCTCGATCTCGTCCGCCGCGTCGCGCGTGAGCACGTCCCCACCCGGCGTGAGCACCACGACCGCCGGCAGGCGCTCCACGGAGAACTGGCGCCCGAGCTCCCTGCGGGGCACGCGCGTCAGTGCGGCCGGACTTCCAGATCATCCGGGACCGAGCCTGAAGCCCCGAGCCGGGGAGTCCCACGTCCCGCCTCCCGGTACTGACTGAGCGCCCCTGTGTGCACTGCCAGGTCCTGAGCGTTGGGGACGCCTGGGGACCAGGCCAGGCCTGGCCACACTGGCCTTGGTGCTGTGCCTCCGAGACCCCAGCCacgctcccacctcagggcctttgcactggccgTGCCCTCTCCTGGAGCACTTTCCCCAGATGTCTGCGGGTTAAGACCCTGTATGCTGCAAACATCCGACCTCAAATGGCAAcacctccctttccctctgcttgCAGCTCCTCTCAGCATCCAACACACCGCCTAGTTTATTTATGTCTCCTGTTCATCATTGTCTCCCACAATGGAATGGGCTTCACTAGGCACTGATTTCTGTCTCCGTTGGTGTCCCCAGTGCCTACAATGCCTACAACAGTGCggggcacagagtaggtgctcagggaGCATATATGCGATGAACGGGTAAATACTAATAAATGCCATAAAGAAATGATAAGCTGGGTAAGGGGGggcctctcagaggaggtgaccttTGAGCTGAGATCTGCAGGACGAGGAATGGGAAAGCTGGGGGAAGGGTGTCCcaagcagagggcacagcccCTGCGTGCCCAggccgggagggagggagagtggaaggCAGCCGTGCCCATACAGGCCCTGCGGGGGCACGGTGAGGAGTTGAGGGGCACGGCTCAGTCTGAGGGGAGCCAGTGAGAAGCCACCCACAGCCCCAGGCGACCTCAGAGCAGACCTGGCATCTAGGCCGGAATCCTGCAACTCGTCATGGAGGAAAGGGGCGGCCAGACTGGGCCCCTCACCGCAGTTGGTCATTTCCACCCGCTGGGTTCTTGGGGGCCCTTTTCCAGGCCTGCACACCGAGAACACAGGGTACTTACAAAATCCTCCAGGAGTGAGTGGCCAGACTTAGCAACTAGAAATACGGGACATATATGCAATGTGTGGGACACAGACTAAAAGATGACTCATTGTTGATGTGACAGTTGTATTTAACCGGGCACCCTGTGTTTCTCTGGCAGCCTTGtggggggccagggctggggactCGCTCCCCCTCTGTCCAGATACGAGTCTGGGGGGATGTTCTGTGGAGAGGACCCTGCCTCACACAAGGTCAGCGCTCGGCTGTGATGTCCTCGCAGCTGGTATTTCTGCCCCAGGGGGGGAAAGGTCGCCAGTTTCAGGGAAGAACCCTGTGAGCTGCAGAGTGCGGTGGGAGCCAGCAATTGTCCAGACTCTGAGGACGCTGCATGGAGCATGAAGGTCTCTGGAACCAGAAACTTCCGTCTTGTCGTGTAACAAAATTTAGAGAAATTGGTAAAATGTCATGAAGTCTGCAACTCGCTTTCAAATGGTTGAGCACAAACTCCACCGGCACGTAGATAAAGCCAGTAcggcaaaatgttaataactgCCGTGGGTTCCATTGTGTGCTTCCTCCAACGTTTCggtatctttgaaatttttcatagtaaaaagtttgggtttaaaagaaataaagtcttaCTGCAGAAAAGAGGAAAGTTCTAAAATAGCCGCAAACTATAACACTGTTTATTGGGCAGCTCAAGGTAAAGCTTGAATCCAGCAAGCTCCCTCTCAGCTCCAGCACCCTCCATGGCTCCCAGCTACTCCGAGGATCACAGCCGCACTCCTCAAGGGGGCACTCAGGGCTGCTCCCCGTGGTGACTGCTGACTTCTCACACCTGGCATTACTTATAGTTTCCTGACTTGGCTGTTCTTTCTCTGACGGCCTCCAAGCCTTTGTctgtgctgtgccctctgcctggaacccttCCGTTTCCTCCCTCTTCACCCTCCTATCCTCCTTGTCCTTGGGGTTTCTCTTTGAAGCCACACTGCGGTCTGTTGCTCTATATTTGCTGAGTCTTTGTTCCACGTCTGTCTGCCCCGCCAGGCGGTAAGCTCTGTGGGGGCTGGGCGCGTCCACCCCTCTCTGTGCCCCCAGTTCCTGGTACATGGCTTGGCACACAGCGGGTGCTCTTCAGCTCCAGATGGAACAGATGCCTCAACAAGCAAATACATCACTTTCAGCAGAAAcagcctctcctccaggaagccctccgtgacctcccctcccacctcacctCCGCAGGTCATCCTCGAAGGGCAGGAAGAGCCACTTCTTGGGCATGTCCCTGAGGAACAGGTCCTGCTGCTCCTCCGTGCGGTCCTGGGACACATACACCAGGGCCAGCTGGGCTGCCCGCAGCACGTAGAACTCATCGGTGAGCCGCACGAAGAAGTCCCTGAGGACGGGCGCGAAGGCCTGGCACCGCGGGCACGTCCCGGCGCCGAAGAACAGCAGCACCAGCCGGTTCTCCAGCCGGCGGCTGAGCTCGGCCTCGGTGTCCAGCTCGTCCTGGTCGCTGTTGTTGCGAATCAGGACGCGCCCAGAGAACAGGGAGGCCATGGTGGCCCGGCTGGGTACTGGGAACGGGGCAGAGGGACCTCGTGTGGTCCGGGTCTGCTGCTGGCTGCTGTCCCGGGATTAGGCCTCTTAGGACGCCAGCTGCGACATCACTAATCTGCCTCAGCGGTGACCTGATTCTGCGCCACCTCCATGGGCAGGGCAGCTGCCGCACGAGGGGGCCGCCAGTGAGCGCACTGTAGCCAAACGcacaggactgcaaagaaaccagGCATGCCGACACACAGGCGCGACAGGCTTCCATCAAACTGTGATGCGAAACCATACCTGCTTCTCCGTGAGTGCCTCCGGTAACCGCAGAGTACGGGGCTCCACCAGGCGCTGTGATTTGTAAGTCGAGATGAGGAGAATTGATATTTTGAGGTGTCTGCCTGCAATGAGCAGGATGTGATATGAAATTATCTTTGATTTCCGCGGGTGACAAAGTCACAGGGCCAGCTGATACGTGCTTTGACAGGACGTGAGAAAACACGCTAAATTTCAGGGAgaagttaatgaaaataaacatgtattttttttcctccactttcctGAATTCTGTCCGGACAGCACGCCTTAAGAGGCCCTGGTGTGTAAGGTTGAAAATCACGACCACAGCATTTTGCAGACGCCTCCCAGCAAGAGTTGGGGGAAGCTCCCTGCTCCTTGAGTCCAGGCTGGCTCCAGGCTTGCTTTGACCCGCGGGGTGAGGTGGAGATTTGGAGGAGAAGCCTCGCCTCTGCCTCCGCTTGCACTCTCTTGCAACGCTGCCTGCGGACAGGACGCCCCAGGTGAGGAGCCGATCTAGCCAGGGGTTGGCGAACCTTTGCTTTAAAGGACTGGGTAGTCAATATgtttggctttgtgggccatatggtctctattATAAGTTCCAATTCTGCTGCTATCTTGCAAAAGCAGCTCTAGACAATATGCACATGAATTTATGCATCTGGTTCCGTAAAACTCTATTTATGGCCACTAACATTTCATAGAATTTTCGTGTGTCATGAAATGGtagtcttttgatttttttcaaccattcaaaaatgcaaaaaccattCTAAGCTCGTCGTGAGGCAGGCT
The window above is part of the Equus przewalskii isolate Varuska chromosome 20, EquPr2, whole genome shotgun sequence genome. Proteins encoded here:
- the NXNL1 gene encoding nucleoredoxin-like protein 1: MASLFSGRVLIRNNSDQDELDTEAELSRRLENRLVLLFFGAGTCPRCQAFAPVLRDFFVRLTDEFYVLRAAQLALVYVSQDRTEEQQDLFLRDMPKKWLFLPFEDDLRRELGRQFSVERLPAVVVLTPGGDVLTRDAADEIERLGPACFANWREAADVLERSFLQPEDLDEPAPRSLTEPLRRRRYRVPRAARGARGRGAGGGAEDGAGGLF